The proteins below are encoded in one region of Lactuca sativa cultivar Salinas chromosome 3, Lsat_Salinas_v11, whole genome shotgun sequence:
- the LOC111879093 gene encoding abscisic acid 8'-hydroxylase 3 — MVELQLLLKNNYDIVLAVLLSCVVLSFLTNKKRKSVDTIPGRLGLPLIGETLSLLSAANSSKGCYEFVRIRRLWHGNWFKTRLFGKVHVFVPSVVGAKTILTNEFKLFNKCLVKSMADAVGKKSLLCVPVESHKRIRRLLSGPFSMESLSQFVQKFDKLLSLRFKKLAEDGKSFVALDFSMKIAFDAMCDMLMSITDESLLKNIEQDCTTISNAMLSIPIMIPGTRYYKGMKARERLMNLFKEMIASRRSSKEPYEDFLQSMLQRDSFPADEKLDDSELMDNMLTLILAGQTTTAAAMMWSVKFLDENKEVQNKLREEQLLIQRNKSGGALLCLEDLNKMSYGSKVVKETLRMANVLLWFPRVVIDDCKIQDFEIKKGWHVDIDATHIHYDPTLYKDPLQFNPSRFDEIQKPYCYIPFGSGPRTCLGINMAKVTMLVFLHRLTCGYMWTVNDQDLSLEKKSHIPRLKSGVPITLTALKDEN; from the exons ATGGTGGAACTTCAATTGCTTTTGAAGAACAACTATGACATAGTTTTAGCTGTACTTCTTTCATGTGTTGTCTTAAGTTTCCTTACCAATAAAAAGAGGAAATCAGTGGACACGATACCTGGAAGACTTGGTCTTCCTCTCATTGGCGAAACATTATCCCTTCTTTCAGCTGCTAATAGTAGCAAAGGTTGCTATGAATTTGTTCGTATTCGGAGACTATG GCATGGAAACTGGTTCAAAACGCGACTGTTTGGCAAAGTTCATGTATTTGTCCCAAGTGTAGTGGGTGCAAAAACAATTTTGACAAATGAATTTAAGCTGTTCAACAAGTGTTTGGTGAAATCAATGGCAGATGCTGTTGGGAAGAAAAGCTTGCTTTGTGTACCAGTTGAGAGTCATAAACGAATCAGACGCCTTCTTTCTGGTCCTTTCTCCATGGAATCTTTATCCCAGTTTGTTCAGAAGTTTGATAAGTTGCTCTCCTTAAGATTcaagaagttggctgaagatggtAAGAGTTTTGTGGCTCTTGACTTCAGCATGAAG ATAGCATTTGATGCAATGTGTGACATGCTCATGAGCATCACGGACGAATCCTTGTTGAAAAATATAGAACAAGATTGTACAACTATTTCAAACGCGATGCTCTCAATTCCAATCATGATTCCTGGCACTAGATACTACAAAGGCATGAAG GCACGTGAAAGACTTATGAACCTTTTCAAAGAAATGATTGCTAGTAGACGTAGTAGCAAAGAACCTTATGAAGACTTCTTGCAGTCAATGTTACAGAGAGACTCATTTCCAGCTGATGAGAAGCTTGATGATTCAGAACTTATGGACAACATGCTAACGTTGATATTAGCTGGGCAGACTACCACCGCAGCTGCAATGATGTGGAGTGTAAAGTTCTTAGATGAGAACAAAGAAGTCCAAAACAAGTTAAGA GAAGAACAGTTGTTGATACAAAGAAATAAATCAGGAGGGGCTTTACTTTGTCTCGAGGATCTGAACAAGATGTCTTATGGTTCAAAG GTTGTCAAAGAAACCCTGAGAATGGCAAATGTGTTGCTATGGTTCCCTCGTGTTGTGATTGATGACTGCAAAATTCAGG ATTTTGAGATAAAGAAAGGATGGCATGTTGATATAGATGCTACTCACATACATTATGATCCAACATTATACAAGGATCCTTTGCAGTTTAATCCATCTAGATTTGAT GAAATACAAAAGCCATACTGTTATATACCTTTTGGATCCGGGCCTAGGACATGCTTAGGAATCAATATGGCAAAGGTGACAATGTTGGTATTCTTGCATAGGCTAACATGCGGATACAT GTGGACTGTCAACGATCAAGATCTTAGCCTAGAAAAGAAATCTCACATCCCTAGATTGAAAAGTGGAGTTCCAATTACATTAACTGCTTTAAAAGACGAGAACTGA